In a single window of the Leptospira sanjuanensis genome:
- a CDS encoding LIC10774 family surface protein: MKQIYFFIAASLLTIGCVGENEESGKTSQMLLAIVNGKQSKIEANQEHRSSESVITIPTIYVDSISGNDTTNSGTKEAPFRTITKAILASTTNNIKVIAVAPGTYNGAIGETFPITIPQGVNVYGDFNGKGLIGGSSSLYAGPPGSTPKTGVTLISGNGVDISSGYNNVTLALKDNSQIAGFKITNPKPFDNSVYSTTVLLYRTYAAKVGNNTIEGVFGGHGIHTDGYGPYPANYGGNIISGNSIRSNHDGISDYMGSPNKINKVENNTFTQNNIGIKSVYINLDLGQGAAGSVGGNTFSCNNHQDLELGAGASGQTLYALNNAWDHMPPTTKANYSGYGHDIVNYNNATLVYYAGGTVASGACN; this comes from the coding sequence ATGAAACAAATTTATTTCTTTATCGCAGCGTCATTGCTGACGATCGGATGTGTCGGTGAAAATGAAGAAAGCGGGAAAACTTCTCAGATGCTTTTAGCGATTGTCAATGGAAAACAATCAAAGATCGAAGCGAATCAGGAGCATAGATCTTCCGAGTCGGTCATTACGATTCCCACCATTTATGTGGACTCAATTTCCGGAAACGACACCACAAACTCGGGAACGAAGGAAGCGCCGTTCCGCACGATCACGAAGGCAATTTTGGCATCGACAACTAACAACATTAAGGTAATAGCGGTTGCACCCGGTACTTATAACGGAGCCATCGGCGAAACGTTTCCGATAACGATTCCGCAAGGCGTCAATGTATACGGTGATTTCAACGGGAAAGGTCTCATCGGAGGTTCTTCTTCCCTTTATGCTGGGCCGCCGGGAAGCACTCCTAAAACAGGAGTTACTTTAATTTCGGGAAACGGAGTCGACATCTCTTCCGGTTACAACAATGTAACTTTAGCGCTGAAAGACAATAGTCAAATTGCGGGGTTTAAGATAACCAATCCGAAACCGTTCGACAACTCGGTCTATTCAACAACCGTTTTACTGTATCGCACATATGCCGCGAAAGTGGGTAATAATACGATCGAAGGAGTTTTTGGCGGACATGGGATTCATACCGATGGATACGGTCCCTATCCAGCCAACTACGGAGGCAACATTATTTCCGGAAACTCCATCCGGTCCAATCACGACGGCATCTCGGATTATATGGGAAGTCCGAATAAAATCAACAAAGTCGAGAACAACACATTCACTCAGAACAACATCGGTATAAAGAGCGTTTACATCAATCTGGACTTGGGACAAGGAGCAGCCGGAAGCGTCGGCGGAAACACCTTCTCCTGCAACAATCATCAAGATCTGGAATTAGGCGCGGGTGCGAGCGGCCAAACGTTGTATGCTTTGAACAATGCCTGGGATCACATGCCACCGACAACGAAAGCAAATTATTCTGGTTACGGTCATGATATCGTAAACTACAATAACGCTACATTAGTCTATTATGCAGGAGGAACGGTCGCATCGGGCGCATGTAATTAA
- a CDS encoding LA_2444/LA_4059 family outer membrane protein, which translates to MQTRYAGLTPQKEFLKFVLCLCFSSLVAESISAQALEKEPPKENGKPSFELLLKRQTYEWIPYDFASYSERPWTETSIKTDSVKQNQKVIVPFIFRYDHPEKKFRVEISAYEIELANANAIVTQAGAAGYETRRQYFNPLIRSEAEFNLFRILEATENWKFFLGFGIRNINKYKYGYYLREGAYQEYFYTYGPQAVFRTDYRIAERFFLSFAFDLFYTEGNRFYKPTTTTLDSIRVSSGSSGVRGIYRGSEIDVSVSYQISESFKFYLGYGYIDSYFSYYGFNQTDLSFGNAQDSPFQTGTNGALQIENGLRISHTIRSGSFDRLRGAYLGLSVNF; encoded by the coding sequence ATGCAAACACGTTATGCCGGCCTTACGCCTCAAAAAGAGTTTTTGAAATTCGTTCTTTGTCTTTGTTTTTCGAGTTTGGTTGCGGAATCGATTTCGGCCCAGGCGCTCGAAAAAGAACCGCCGAAAGAAAACGGTAAACCTTCCTTCGAACTTCTTCTCAAACGTCAGACCTACGAATGGATTCCTTATGATTTCGCTTCGTATTCGGAACGTCCTTGGACGGAAACCTCGATCAAAACGGATTCCGTAAAACAAAATCAAAAAGTGATCGTTCCTTTTATCTTTCGATACGATCATCCCGAAAAGAAATTCAGGGTCGAAATTTCCGCGTATGAAATCGAATTAGCGAACGCGAATGCGATTGTAACGCAAGCGGGAGCCGCCGGTTACGAAACTAGAAGACAATATTTCAATCCGTTGATCCGGTCCGAAGCGGAGTTCAATCTGTTTCGAATTTTGGAAGCGACCGAAAACTGGAAATTCTTTCTCGGTTTCGGAATTCGGAATATCAATAAATACAAATACGGTTATTATCTTCGAGAAGGGGCGTACCAGGAATATTTTTACACATACGGACCGCAAGCCGTGTTTCGAACCGATTATCGAATCGCGGAGCGATTCTTTCTAAGTTTCGCGTTCGATCTTTTTTATACCGAAGGAAACCGTTTTTACAAACCGACAACCACGACCTTGGATTCGATTAGGGTTTCCAGCGGGAGTTCCGGAGTTCGCGGAATCTATCGCGGAAGCGAAATCGACGTTTCCGTTTCGTATCAAATTTCGGAATCGTTTAAATTCTACCTAGGGTACGGCTATATCGATTCTTATTTTAGTTACTACGGATTCAATCAAACGGATCTGAGTTTCGGGAACGCTCAAGATTCTCCGTTTCAAACGGGAACGAACGGCGCTCTTCAAATAGAGAATGGATTAAGAATTTCTCATACGATTCGTTCGGGAAGTTTCGATCGTTTGCGAGGTGCGTATTTGGGATTGTCCGTGAATTTTTGA
- a CDS encoding patatin-like phospholipase family protein: MSSYFTPGNESLAGNNHILPKAGKKSTALIVAGGGMKGSFAGGVLAALHQYIPSTHFDLIVGVSSGSCSAAYYATGYEQGYEESIRILDIWRKELNGNKFISFLNPFKGKTVLDQEYLIDFIFGEKYRLPSENFDKKEAPPLYVAVTNLAKLQTEYIKASAANALNLLKAATSLPIATRGKWKLDGQFYGDGGIADPIPVEKVIEAGYKDITVVLNTNENEFSDPISKFSGWLAYPSNNKLNHMITKVHHTMYNRAIQILKHPPKDVRIQVISPARQELSMVTTSAEKLTRSINRGIDAGFKAVASIKEEFSHFKTKLKDKGWKIL; the protein is encoded by the coding sequence ATGAGTTCTTATTTCACTCCGGGCAATGAATCCTTAGCGGGGAACAATCACATTCTCCCTAAGGCCGGAAAAAAATCCACCGCTCTCATCGTCGCCGGCGGAGGGATGAAAGGCTCGTTTGCAGGCGGGGTTTTGGCCGCATTGCATCAATACATTCCTTCCACTCATTTCGACCTCATCGTGGGAGTTTCTTCCGGCTCCTGTTCGGCCGCTTATTACGCGACCGGTTACGAACAAGGTTATGAAGAATCCATTCGCATTCTGGACATCTGGAGGAAGGAATTGAACGGAAATAAATTTATTTCATTCTTAAATCCTTTCAAAGGGAAGACGGTTCTGGATCAGGAATATCTAATAGACTTTATCTTCGGCGAAAAATACCGACTCCCGTCAGAAAATTTCGACAAGAAGGAAGCGCCTCCTCTTTACGTGGCCGTTACCAATCTTGCAAAACTCCAAACGGAATACATCAAAGCGTCCGCTGCGAACGCGCTCAACCTTTTGAAAGCGGCGACTTCTCTTCCGATCGCTACGCGAGGAAAATGGAAACTCGACGGTCAATTTTACGGGGACGGCGGAATCGCGGACCCGATTCCGGTGGAGAAGGTGATCGAAGCGGGATATAAGGATATTACGGTTGTCTTAAATACCAACGAGAACGAATTTTCGGATCCGATCTCTAAATTTTCCGGTTGGCTTGCCTATCCTTCCAACAACAAACTCAACCATATGATTACGAAAGTGCATCACACGATGTACAACCGCGCGATTCAGATTCTCAAACATCCTCCGAAGGACGTTAGAATCCAAGTGATCTCCCCTGCTCGCCAAGAACTTTCGATGGTGACCACTAGCGCCGAAAAACTCACACGCTCCATCAATCGCGGCATCGACGCGGGTTTCAAAGCGGTCGCTTCGATCAAAGAAGAATTCTCCCATTTCAAAACAAAATTGAAAGACAAAGGCTGGAAAATTCTTTAA
- a CDS encoding acyl-CoA thioesterase — translation MQNSNVTPEEPLLFRKQEYFTEVRWQEIDQNKHVNNIVFLGYFDEARFRAMVQSGVDMNRLLKEFGISPVLTKVELEYKNELTYPERIRIESKIRFEGKIKAFHDQYAYRLSDGKLVAVCVAHWFFMDIHKRKPVPFSQIGIEAINPASTVLN, via the coding sequence ATGCAGAACTCGAATGTAACCCCGGAAGAACCGCTGCTTTTTCGTAAACAGGAATACTTTACGGAAGTACGTTGGCAGGAGATCGATCAAAACAAACACGTAAACAATATCGTGTTTTTAGGATATTTCGACGAGGCGAGATTCAGGGCGATGGTTCAATCGGGAGTCGATATGAACCGTTTGCTCAAAGAGTTCGGAATCAGCCCGGTTCTTACGAAGGTGGAATTGGAATATAAAAACGAACTTACGTATCCGGAGAGAATCCGAATCGAATCCAAGATTCGATTCGAGGGAAAGATAAAAGCCTTTCACGATCAGTATGCGTATCGTCTTTCGGACGGAAAGCTCGTTGCCGTTTGCGTGGCACATTGGTTTTTTATGGACATACACAAACGAAAGCCCGTTCCATTTTCACAGATCGGAATCGAAGCAATCAATCCTGCGTCCACAGTGCTCAATTAG
- a CDS encoding methyl-accepting chemotaxis protein produces MNQFESRKLRWKLTVGLELLTSILAVPLAVLFIISAGGYDFDQSIALIISSTIALFTSFVVPSVRFMILGKLLKNLEDKQWFALNSKERSDVKTRILNFPLNNTVFYVVQWSYGIFAAWRVMHLFFEPTVLESIPFLFLPAIIYPILGVSHFFLTESMFVDVLESDRLNEVQTDSNKIKTVGVHARIFSTISSIAMLPIIILGYLLVEETSGWIKLGDVTIPLILTLVFMLIAVGVASYQLSSTIRRNSENMIRIFGEMSDGNLTQVLPMVSSDELGSNSRALNEFIKRLRIIVKSVVRESEKLSGSSKSLGENTRELSRKMQDQAASTEQMSSGVEEIAASIHSTASRAESQTQIAKKAQSSLAELEGRIRQVHLALLETKGDADRMKDETRSGEEALRGTQKAMEAIEESTAKMGATVNVIRDITDRIGLLSLNAAIEAARAGEAGKGFAVVAQEIAKLGEQTQDNAKRITSAITEALNATKSGREVIESTQTAFQKIGETVGTTLDRVSEVALLSDSQLTASDQVKSAFADLSLSSDEIRNHTQEQAQTSTEFSKTIVSISETTEFLNQVVTQIDELAIQLNSQAGKLKSEVEFFKT; encoded by the coding sequence ATGAATCAGTTTGAATCCCGTAAGTTACGATGGAAATTGACCGTTGGTTTGGAATTATTGACTTCGATATTGGCGGTTCCGCTTGCGGTGTTGTTCATCATTTCGGCCGGGGGATACGATTTCGATCAGTCGATCGCTTTGATCATCTCGTCGACGATCGCGCTTTTTACCTCGTTCGTCGTTCCGTCCGTTCGATTTATGATTCTCGGAAAACTTCTGAAAAATTTGGAAGACAAGCAATGGTTCGCTCTCAATTCGAAGGAACGGTCCGATGTCAAAACGAGGATTCTCAACTTTCCTTTAAACAACACCGTTTTCTACGTGGTTCAGTGGAGTTACGGAATTTTCGCCGCTTGGAGAGTCATGCATCTGTTCTTCGAGCCGACCGTTTTGGAATCGATCCCTTTCTTGTTTTTGCCCGCGATCATCTATCCTATATTAGGAGTTTCGCATTTCTTTTTAACGGAATCCATGTTCGTCGACGTTCTGGAATCCGATCGACTGAACGAGGTTCAAACCGATTCTAACAAGATCAAAACCGTGGGAGTTCACGCGAGAATCTTCAGTACGATTTCCTCGATCGCGATGCTTCCGATCATCATCCTCGGATATCTGTTGGTCGAGGAAACTTCCGGCTGGATCAAACTCGGAGACGTTACGATTCCTTTGATTCTCACCCTCGTTTTTATGCTCATCGCGGTCGGAGTAGCCTCGTATCAGCTTTCCTCGACGATCCGTAGAAATTCGGAAAACATGATCCGCATTTTCGGAGAAATGTCGGACGGGAATCTGACACAGGTTCTTCCGATGGTTTCGAGCGACGAACTCGGTTCCAACAGCCGAGCTTTGAACGAATTTATTAAGCGACTTCGTATTATCGTGAAGAGCGTCGTCCGCGAATCTGAAAAACTTTCGGGAAGTTCCAAATCGCTCGGAGAGAACACGAGGGAATTATCCAGGAAGATGCAGGATCAAGCCGCTTCCACCGAACAGATGAGTTCTGGCGTGGAAGAAATCGCGGCTTCGATACATTCCACTGCTTCCCGCGCGGAAAGCCAGACGCAGATCGCAAAAAAAGCGCAGTCTTCGCTCGCGGAGCTGGAAGGGAGAATCCGCCAGGTTCACTTGGCCTTGTTGGAAACCAAAGGCGACGCCGATCGTATGAAGGATGAAACCAGAAGCGGAGAAGAAGCCCTCCGAGGAACGCAAAAGGCGATGGAAGCGATCGAAGAAAGCACGGCAAAGATGGGTGCGACCGTTAATGTGATCCGCGATATCACCGATCGGATCGGATTACTTTCTTTGAATGCCGCGATCGAAGCGGCCAGAGCCGGAGAAGCGGGAAAAGGTTTTGCCGTCGTCGCGCAAGAGATCGCAAAACTCGGCGAACAAACCCAGGACAACGCGAAACGAATCACATCCGCGATCACCGAGGCGCTCAACGCAACAAAGAGCGGAAGAGAAGTCATCGAGTCCACGCAGACAGCGTTCCAAAAAATCGGAGAAACGGTCGGGACCACTTTGGATCGCGTGTCCGAAGTCGCATTATTATCCGATTCACAATTAACGGCGAGCGATCAAGTCAAGTCCGCGTTTGCCGATCTTTCCCTTTCTTCCGACGAGATCCGAAATCATACGCAGGAACAAGCGCAGACTTCGACCGAGTTTTCCAAAACGATCGTATCGATTTCGGAAACGACCGAGTTTTTAAATCAAGTCGTGACGCAGATCGACGAACTCGCGATTCAATTGAATTCGCAGGCGGGAAAACTCAAGTCGGAAGTGGAATTCTTCAAAACTTAA
- a CDS encoding sigma-70 family RNA polymerase sigma factor has protein sequence MQDTTELDRIFINSYLTYKNTGNAKALIEQAEFWIRRIAVHKYSLDEDGRAEVLLKFIQKIEYFSELYETRGFRNFPAYAIVFLRHLVLNQWKKEIRFRRREAVTFEANDLPCRISDEPGYETKASLHRIFLNETLRGFDPRGVLIFKLKHNLFLERQEILLLKSVLLASGNSVRDFLKERMEKRFEARRRELAVLERMEIKQQILFSKGNEAADVLLRSKEKLRKKLLKTETIYTHEEISFWFGWSYSVIKRLYRRTLDFLILSGKDLRFVLVSEEEKDAA, from the coding sequence ATGCAAGACACAACGGAATTGGATCGTATATTCATAAATTCTTATTTAACGTATAAAAACACGGGAAACGCGAAGGCGCTGATCGAACAGGCGGAGTTTTGGATACGGAGAATCGCCGTTCACAAATATTCTCTCGACGAGGACGGGAGGGCGGAAGTTCTTCTTAAGTTTATTCAAAAAATCGAATATTTTTCGGAATTGTACGAAACGCGCGGATTCAGGAATTTTCCGGCGTATGCGATCGTGTTCTTAAGACATCTCGTTTTGAACCAGTGGAAAAAGGAGATCCGATTCCGCAGACGGGAAGCCGTTACGTTCGAGGCGAACGACCTTCCTTGCAGGATTTCGGACGAGCCCGGTTACGAGACGAAAGCCTCCCTACACCGTATTTTTCTGAACGAAACGCTGCGAGGCTTCGATCCGAGAGGCGTTTTGATCTTCAAGCTCAAACACAATCTATTCCTTGAGAGACAGGAGATTCTTCTTTTGAAAAGCGTTCTCCTCGCGTCCGGAAATTCCGTCCGTGATTTTCTCAAAGAAAGAATGGAAAAGCGGTTCGAGGCGCGAAGGCGCGAGCTGGCCGTTTTGGAAAGAATGGAAATCAAACAACAGATTCTTTTTTCAAAAGGAAACGAAGCCGCGGATGTTTTGTTGCGATCCAAGGAAAAGCTGAGGAAAAAACTTTTGAAAACGGAAACGATCTATACGCACGAGGAGATTTCATTCTGGTTCGGTTGGAGTTATTCCGTGATCAAGAGGCTGTATCGTCGGACGCTGGATTTTTTGATTCTTTCGGGAAAGGATCTTCGTTTCGTTCTTGTTTCCGAAGAGGAGAAGGACGCCGCCTAA
- a CDS encoding universal stress protein has protein sequence MQRFIKKILVPVDGSESSKKALEMGIAIAKAANASLTVLEVVEEFGPLPGYYEKAPEGKDRVKWISEQRFEKIHSPLDESPEIKWDRLVLEGYPADTIVETAAKGNYDMIVIGSRGLSAVGRFLVGSVSDRIVHHATCSVTVVR, from the coding sequence ATGCAAAGATTCATCAAAAAAATTTTAGTCCCCGTGGACGGTTCGGAGAGTTCCAAAAAGGCGCTTGAGATGGGAATCGCGATCGCGAAAGCGGCGAACGCGAGTCTTACGGTTTTGGAAGTCGTGGAAGAATTCGGTCCGCTTCCGGGTTATTACGAAAAAGCTCCCGAAGGAAAGGACAGAGTGAAATGGATTTCGGAACAAAGATTCGAAAAAATCCATTCTCCTTTGGACGAATCGCCCGAAATCAAATGGGATCGTTTGGTTCTGGAAGGATATCCGGCCGACACGATCGTGGAAACCGCAGCAAAAGGAAATTATGATATGATTGTGATCGGTTCGAGAGGACTTTCCGCCGTGGGAAGATTTCTGGTCGGTTCGGTTTCGGATCGGATCGTTCATCACGCAACCTGTTCGGTCACGGTAGTTCGTTAA